One window of Ziziphus jujuba cultivar Dongzao chromosome 5, ASM3175591v1 genomic DNA carries:
- the LOC107421298 gene encoding uncharacterized protein LOC107421298, whose amino-acid sequence MAVQVVQSFQTKPNKKFKHLNGGDDLDLYLYPEARYLIVRLPNSRVSKLLARSMFLALFIVTFHWILPSNIPPGLVSAAAESESAQVGTNVVDAINMEILSLFFRDLKNEGIFKAGKNAAFMSSRIDQTIFSLNIINDNKIKIISSQDSNRQNSIPNDTFDFVFVSMFAGNSEFIDRTLKVGGIVALHLSKNPSTWFQKPSNYKIVYFRRFDSTVMAMRKTSHAENGSATQRRLCEYAKEAKKAALNKLEDVLLEPPRAASGKSRRYLKKTRYLPDLMGDSLESYPRRVFIDVGLPENDGGSDSGWFAKNYPTRNKDFEIYKIESVTEESSGKEAAQIGMSEWLQRNVKEEEYVVMKSDAEVVEEMVKSETIRLVDELFLECKPQGKANSSRRAYWECLALYGQLRDEGVAVHQWWG is encoded by the coding sequence ATGGCCGTCCAAGTTGTTCAGAGTTTTCAAACCAAACCCAACAAAAAATTCAAGCACTTGAACGGTGGTGATGATCTTGATCTTTATTTGTATCCAGAAGCTCGGTATTTGATTGTGAGGCTTCCGAATTCTAGAGTTTCGAAGCTTCTTGCTCGTTCTATGTTTCTAGCATTGTTTATTGTTACTTTCCACTGGATTTTACCGTCAAATATTCCTCCTGGTCTTGTCTCCGCAGCGGCCGAGAGTGAGAGCGCTCAAGTCGGTACTAATGTCGTCGACGCCATTAACATGGAAATTTTGTCTTTGTTCTTCCGTGATTTGAAAAACGAAGGAATATTCAAAGCTGGAAAAAATGCTGCGTTTATGAGCAGTAGAATCGACCAAACCATTTTCAGCTTAAATATCATAAACGACAATAAGATTAAGATTATATCTTCTCAGGATTCCAACAGACAGAACTCCATCCCAAACGATACCTTCGACTTCGTCTTTGTTTCCATGTTCGCAGGAAACTCAGAATTCATAGATCGAACGCTTAAAGTTGGCGGCATTGTAGCGCTTCATCTCAGCAAAAACCCTTCAACCTGGTTCCAAAAACCCTCCAATTACAAAATCGTCTACTTCAGACGATTCGACTCCACTGTCATGGCCATGAGGAAAACCAGCCACGCGGAGAATGGTTCAGCAACGCAGAGGCGACTCTGCGAGTATGCTAAGGAGGCTAAGAAGGCAGCACTCAACAAACTAGAAGATGTTCTGCTGGAACCACCTCGAGCCGCATCGGGAAAGTCCAGGAGATATTTGAAGAAAACAAGGTACCTCCCGGATTTGATGGGCGATTCATTGGAAAGCTACCCTCGCCGGGTGTTCATTGACGTGGGTTTGCCGGAAAATGATGGCGGCAGTGACTCGGGATGGTTTGCGAAGAATTATCCAACAAGGAATAAGGACTTTGAGATATACAAGATCGAGTCGGTGACGGAGGAATCTTCGGGGAAGGAAGCAGCGCAAATCGGGATGTCGGAGTGGTTGCAAAGGAACGTAAAGGAAGAAGAGTACGTGGTGATGAAGTCGGATGCAGAAGTTGTGGAGGAGATGGTAAAGAGCGAGACGATAAGGTTGGTGGATGAGCTTTTCCTGGAATGCAAACCTCAGGGGAAAGCAAACAGTAGCAGGAGGGCTTACTGGGAATGTTTGGCACTCTATGGACAGCTTAGAGATGAAGGTGTTGCGGTGCACCAGTGGTGGGGTTGA